A segment of the Saccharomyces kudriavzevii IFO 1802 strain IFO1802 genome assembly, chromosome: 2 genome:
GGTAATATTGTCGATGTCCCAGTCGGTCCAGGTCTTCTGGGTAGAGTTGTCGATGCTCTAGGTAATCCTATCGATGGCAAGGGCCCTCTCGACTCCGTCGGACGTTCAAGAGCCCAAGTCAAGGCCCCAGGTATTTTACCCAGAAGATCTGTCCATGAACCAGTGCAAACAGGTTTAAAAGCCGTTGATGCTTTGGTTCCTATCGGTAGAGGCCAAAGAGAACTGATTATTGGTGATCGTCAAACAGGTAAGACCGCTGTCGCCTTAGACACCATCCTGAACCAAAAGAGATGGAACAACGGTAGCGACGAATCCAAGAAACTGTACTGTGTTTACGTTGCCGTTGGTCAGAAAAGGTCCACTGTCGCCCAGCTGGTCCAAACTTTGGAACAACACGACGCCATGAAGTACTCTATCATTGTTGCTGCCACTGCATCCGAAGCTGCTCCTCTACAATATTTGGCTCCATTTACCGCCGCATCCATTGGTGAATGGTTCAGGGATAATGGTAGACACGCCTTGATCGTGTACGATGATTTGTCGAAACAAGCCGTGGCATACCGTCAATTATCCCTATTGTTGAGACGTCCTCCCGGTCGTGAAGCCTACCCCGGTGATGTCTTTTATTTACATTCGAGATTGTTGGAAAGAGCTGCCAAGttgaatgaaaaggaaggtTCTGGTTCTTTGACTGCCTTGCCCATTATTGAAACGCAAGGTGGTGATGTTTCTGCTTATATTCCTACCAATGTTATCTCCATTACAGATggtcaaattttcttggaagctGAGTTATTCTACAAGGGTATTAGGCCTGCCATCAACGTCGGTTTGTCCGTCTCTCGTGTTGGTTCCGCCGCTCAAGTCAAAGCTTTGAAGCAAGTCGCTGgttctttgaaattgtttttGGCCCAATACAGAGAAGTTGCCGCCTTTGCTCAATTCGGTTCCGATTTGGATGCTTCCACCAAGCAAACTTTGGTTAGGGGTGAAAGACTAACTCAATTATTGAAACAAAACCAATATTCTCCTTTGGCCACAGAAGAGCAAGTTCCATTAATTTATGCGGGTGTTAACGGTCATTTGGATAGCATTGAACTGTCAAGAATCGGTGAATTCgaatcttctttcttgtctTACCTAAAATCTAATCACGATGAGCTTTTGACTGAAATTAGAGAAAAGGGTGAATTGTCCAAAGAATTGATGGCATCTTTAAAGAGCGCTACTGAATCCTTTGTTGCCACTTTTTAATGtgaactaaaaaaaaaaaatgaatataagATACGtctcaaaaagaaatgtaaatatagaaattttaaaaaaaattgaaagaaaaaatgaaatttgaaGTGCAACCCAACAATAACCTGAAAAATCTGAATATctttagaattttttttattttgattattatatattattattattattcttatgGTAAATAATGCCCctacttttcttcttagAATAAGTAACTACAAAAATAAGGAAATATCGCCCTCATGCGATATTTATTTCAAGAGtactttgttttttttactataAGCCTCTAGTTGTTCCATTCTAAGCACtgactctttttttccgcCACTATTTCTTATAAAAGGCCGAATTTCTGACACGGACGTTGTTTTAAATAATTAAATACTAAATGACAGTTAAAAGATTCAAATCCTCCTGTCGAAAAATTCAATCTCGTAATGCCTGAATCAGTAGCCATCATAGGTGCAGGGTTAGTAGGTTGTCTTGCCGCATTGGCATTCTCCAAAAAAGGCTATCATGTCACACTGTATGATTTTAGACAAGATCCTAGATTAGACACCactcaaaataaaaatttaaaatcaatcaatttGGCTATTTCTGCCCGCGGTATTGATGCTTTGAGATCAGTGGATTCCGGTGCCTGTGACCGTATTTTGCAGGATATGATTCCAATGAAAGGCAGGATGATTCACGACTTAAAAGGTGAACAGGAATCTCAACTTTATGGTTTGCATGGGGAGGCCATCAATTCTATCAATAGATCTGTATTAAATAATAACCTTTTGCATGAATTAGAAAAAACTCCAGCGGACTTAAAGTTCGGTCATAAGTTGGTTAAAGTTGAATGGACAGACGACAAACAAATCTGTCATTTCGCTATTGGGGAAGATTCGAAAGCAATATCACATACCGAAGAATTCGATTTTGTTATAGGATGTGACGGCGCATACTCTGCAACGAGATCACAAATGCAACGTAAGGTCGAAATGGATTTTTCACAAGAATACATGGATCTACGTTACATCGAGCTCTATATTCCAGCCAGTAAGGAATCGAAGCCGGAGTATGACGGAAATTTCGCTATAGCTCCTGACCATTTACATATATGGCCTCGTCACAAATATATGTTGATTGCGCTCGCCAACAGCGACGGTTCGTTCACTTCAACTTTCTTTGGTCCTAAAGATCAAATATCAGATTTGATAACTTCAAAGTCACGTGTGAAGAACTTCCTAGTCGAAAGTTTTCCTGATATTGTGACTATTATGAATTTGGACGACGCAGTGGAAAGATTTATCACGTATCCCAAGGAAAGTCTTGTTTGTGTAAACTGCAAGCCATACGATGTGCCCGGTGGTAAAGCGATTTTACTCGGCGACGCCGCACATGCAATGGTCCCATTTTACGGTCAAGGTATGAATTGCGGGTTCGAAGATGTAAGAATCCTGATGGcactattgaaaaaacactCAGGAGATCGTTCAAAAGCCTTTGCTGAGTATAGTCAAACAAGACACAATGATCTTGTTTCTATCACTCAACTGGCAAGGAGAAATTACAAGGAAATGTCCCATGACGTCACGTCCAAACGTTTTCTATTTAGAAGAAAACTCGACGCTTTGTTTAGTATCATGATGAGGGATAAATGGATACCTCTGTACACTATGGTATCCTTTAGATCCGATATCTCGTATTCTAAAGCTTTGGAGAGGGCTGGAAGACAAACGCGTATCTTGAAATTCTTAGAATCTTTGACGCTGGGTATATTATCTGTCGGTGGTTTCAAgcttttcaagtttttgaCCAAAGAACGCTCTTAAGCCATCACGTTCTTGTCATCTCGTGCTGGCTTTAGCAGAAATCATAAGAATAAATGATATATTTAACATGCTATTATAATCACGTGAAA
Coding sequences within it:
- the ATP1 gene encoding F1F0 ATP synthase subunit alpha (similar to Saccharomyces cerevisiae ATP1 (YBL099W); ancestral locus Anc_7.432) — protein: MLARTAAIRSLSRTLINSARAARPAAAALASTRRLASTKAQPTEVSSILEERIKGVSDEANLNETGRVLAVGDGIARVFGLNNIQAEELVEFSSGVKGMALNLEPGQVGIVLFGSDRLVKEGELVKRTGNIVDVPVGPGLLGRVVDALGNPIDGKGPLDSVGRSRAQVKAPGILPRRSVHEPVQTGLKAVDALVPIGRGQRELIIGDRQTGKTAVALDTILNQKRWNNGSDESKKLYCVYVAVGQKRSTVAQLVQTLEQHDAMKYSIIVAATASEAAPLQYLAPFTAASIGEWFRDNGRHALIVYDDLSKQAVAYRQLSLLLRRPPGREAYPGDVFYLHSRLLERAAKLNEKEGSGSLTALPIIETQGGDVSAYIPTNVISITDGQIFLEAELFYKGIRPAINVGLSVSRVGSAAQVKALKQVAGSLKLFLAQYREVAAFAQFGSDLDASTKQTLVRGERLTQLLKQNQYSPLATEEQVPLIYAGVNGHLDSIELSRIGEFESSFLSYLKSNHDELLTEIREKGELSKELMASLKSATESFVATF
- the BNA4 gene encoding kynurenine 3-monooxygenase (similar to Saccharomyces cerevisiae BNA4 (YBL098W); ancestral locus Anc_7.429); the encoded protein is MPESVAIIGAGLVGCLAALAFSKKGYHVTLYDFRQDPRLDTTQNKNLKSINLAISARGIDALRSVDSGACDRILQDMIPMKGRMIHDLKGEQESQLYGLHGEAINSINRSVLNNNLLHELEKTPADLKFGHKLVKVEWTDDKQICHFAIGEDSKAISHTEEFDFVIGCDGAYSATRSQMQRKVEMDFSQEYMDLRYIELYIPASKESKPEYDGNFAIAPDHLHIWPRHKYMLIALANSDGSFTSTFFGPKDQISDLITSKSRVKNFLVESFPDIVTIMNLDDAVERFITYPKESLVCVNCKPYDVPGGKAILLGDAAHAMVPFYGQGMNCGFEDVRILMALLKKHSGDRSKAFAEYSQTRHNDLVSITQLARRNYKEMSHDVTSKRFLFRRKLDALFSIMMRDKWIPLYTMVSFRSDISYSKALERAGRQTRILKFLESLTLGILSVGGFKLFKFLTKERS